A window from Salarias fasciatus chromosome 11, fSalaFa1.1, whole genome shotgun sequence encodes these proteins:
- the LOC115396381 gene encoding regulation of nuclear pre-mRNA domain-containing protein 2-like produces the protein MAAGSGAASGHGARSSSTAALEASLDRRFQGVSNTMESIQGLSTWCIENKKHHGLIVRHWVKWLKKSDNNHRLNLFYVANDVIQNCKRKNAIVFRSAFADVLPNAALLIKDMKVRKSIERIFTIWEERSVYPEEVIGQFKANLNKKEKEREKQKEKEKEKEKEKEKEKVKEAPSAVVPAKTKAALKSKIVAEFTPQSLVEQLLSYKRAVAEEEFREKQLTALRVDVCSSEALKRLKDKAGGNKFAKDFEDGSLKLQEFVGFLETELKTGPPLLEALGNADIFYEMQYKEVKIVANAYNAFANRVASLKRKLDSLKSTLPGPEDSPIPSPSEDAPSPSGSDSPFLGVVSGRAQVDPELDGKAMDEAELPSDNRDTEDMDMSDEEAAPAAGGGDDKDKPSAAVAKTAKTETAAKSPNPPAKVSKPAAPAVTSAAPVTPTSTPTTSAPAAAAPLGVNLAKVDLGKISSILSSLTSAMKNTGVSPSPRPSPGTPTTPGGQSSAAKVTPQSPALASILSRVDITPEGILSALSKTNTPSLSSLLQSVTNSSSAPPTRTSPESTSVKTPITPVTPVTPTTPKTKAPVINSLKRDTPVRNRDWETERQLSPPPPPPPPRPSAPSVSPPSLESKINSFLQGNPGFSLALGDVSPDGVDGTPVRDEAAGTPTQDEIMDTPGSVPESLGSSGGHALSPTAYRSEPWDAVITPSGSNSDGDFLGSSSSRYGAGKKKLKDDEAMSTRKTVSSSPANDLRGKKDEHGQLRMLGNNKVMGERRLSGASRKTSIGSDDGKREDKGKGQASPGGDGKGGQYHRIETLVSPCTEGTPIQTLGYSNRPLAGERIKTVESIRVIGRGSRRGAGAGGRPGGAMWYEEEEYLEAQPPSPLNAPPPPPLSIPQRGAEDLIPPMPPPPHFLLPPHLHPPPGHPHLHLPPHSPFPAPYHPEHLQTAPPLHHHQPPPTPPFFGAPPPIPRPPPPPPPIPQRRSPPPAHPPMPSAVMVGGVLVPIDRPLSLPPQVRSESGERGGGGHRGNKSAPQPLMPSLLGEPPKHPRPGTVKEHFVPRHAPPLHRPGAPGVPPPLLGRVKEPLSLHLPPHSPTSSTPSPSTPNSPAFDTAPPPPPPPRSLPQPGGPHASPPPQSRNQTPNPVPLLNLPPMLPAPMLQRPPLRGRAPSQHPDRHHSGRGFRGGKRPGPPFAGGPFHSQKRPFLPPRY, from the exons ATGGCGGCCGGCTCGGGCGCTGCAAGCGGCCACGGAGCCCGCAGCTCCAGCACCGCCGCTCTGGAGGCGTCCTTGGACCGGCGGTTTCAAGGAGTATCAAACACTATGGAGTCGATACAGGGACTTTCGACTTGGTGCattgaaaacaagaagcacCACGGCCTGATCGTCCGCCACTGGGTGAAGTGGCTCAAGAAGT CCGACAACAATCATCGATTGAATCTCTTCTACGTCGCCAATGACGTGATCCAAAACTGCAAAAGAAAGAATGCCATTGTCTTTCGCTCGGCTTTCGCAGACGTCCTTCCCAACGCTGCTCTGCTCATCAA GGACATGAAGGTCCGGAAATCAATAGAAAGGATCTTCACGATTTGGGAGGAAAGAAGCGTTTATCCTGAAGAGGTCATCGGTCAGTTCAAAGCTAATttgaacaaaaaggaaaaggagcgagagaagcagaaggaaaaagaaaaagagaaggaaaaggagaaggagaaagagaaagtaaAAGAGGCTCCATCTGCAGTTG TCCCGGCCAAAACCAAAGCGGCCCTGAAGTCCAAAATTGTAGCAGAGTTCACA CCCCAGTCCCtcgtggagcagctgctgagctACAAGCGAGCCGTCGCTGAAGAGGAGTTCAGGGAGAAGCAGCTCACAGCCCTCCGGGTGGACGTCTGCAGCTCCGAGGCCCTCAAGAGGCTTAAAG ATAAAGCAGGAGGGAACAAGTTCGCGAAGGACTTTGAGGACGGAagtctgaagctgcaggagtTTGTCGGATTCCTGGAGACGGAGTTGAAAACGGGGCCGCCTCTGCTCGAGGCTCTGGGAAACGCAGACATTTTCTACGAGATGCAGTACAAGGAGGTCAAGATCGTGGCCAAT GCATATAATGCTTTTGCCAACCGTGTGGCCAGCCTGAAGAGGAAGCTGGATTCTCTCAAGTCGACCCTCCCCGGGCCTGAAGACTCTCCCATCCCCTCGCCATCGGAAGATGCCCCCTCGCCCTCCGGCTCCGACTCGCCCTTCCTGGGCGTGGTCTCTGGCAGAGCTCAGGTGGATCCCGAGCTGGACGGGAAGGCCATGGACGAGGCAGAGCTGCCGAGCGACAACAGGGACACGGAGGACATGGACATGTCTGACGAGGAGGCGGCGCCCGCTGCAGGAGGCG GTGACGACAAAGACAAGCCGTCCGCTGCTGTTGCAAAGACCGCAAAAACCGAAACGGCTGCAAAGTCTCCAAACCCGCCGGCAAAAGTCTCCAAACCCGCCGCTCCGGCCGTCACCTCGGCTGCCCCGGTCACTCCCACGTCCACTCCCACCacgagcgctcccgccgccgccgcccctctgGGGGTCAACCTGGCCAAAGTGGACCTGGGGAAGATCAGCTCCATTCTCAGCTCCCTCACCTCTGCCATGAAGAATACAG GAGTCAGTCCGTCACCTCGGCCGTCTCCTGGGACGCCCACCACACCCGGCGGCCAATCGTCCGCTGCCAAAGTGACGCCGCAGAGCCCAGCGCTGGCCAGCATCCTGTCACGTGTCGACATAACCCCAGAGGGGATCCTCAGTGCTCTGTCTAAAACCAATACACcat CTTTGTCTTCTCTCCTGCAAAGTGTGACAAACAGCAGCTCGGCTCCTCCGACACGAACCTCCCCGGAATCGACGAGCGTCAAAACCCCGATAACCCCAGTTACCCCGGTTACCCCGACAACCCCGAAAACGAAGGCTCCTGTGATCAATAGCCTCAAGCGAGACACGCCGGTCAGGAACAGAGACtgggagacggagagacagctgtccccccctcctcctcctcctcctcctcgcccttcAGCGCCGTCTGTCTCCCCCCCCAGTTTAGAATCCAAGATCAACAGTTTCTTGCAGGGCAACCCGGGTTTCAGCCTGGCGCTCGGGGACGTCAGTCCCGACGGGGTGGACGGGACGCCGGTGAGAGACGAGGCGGCCGGCACTCCGACCCAGGACGAGATCATGGACACGCCCGGGAGCGTGCCCGAGTCTCTGGGCTCCTCTGGAGGCCACGCGCTGTCGCCCACCGCCTACCGCAGCGAGCCCTGGGACGCCGTGATCACGCCGTCGGGAAGCAACAGCGACGGGGACTTCCTGGGCTCGTCGTCTTCCCGGTACGGCGCCGGGAAGAAGAAACTGAAGGACGACGAAGCGATGAGCACAAGGAAGACGGTGTCGTCCTCTCCCGCTAACGACCTGAGGGGGAAGAAAGACGAACACGGCCAGCTGAGGATGCTGGGAAACAACAAAGTGATGGGAGAGAGGAGGCTGTCCGGCGCCTCGCGTAAGACCAGCATCGGCTCAGATGACGGGAAAAGAGAGGACAAAGGAAAAGGTCAGGCGTCTCCAGGCGGAGACGGGAAGGGGGGCCAGTACCACCGCATCGAGACGCTGGTGTCGCCCTGCACGGAGGGGACGCCCATCCAGACTCTGGGCTACTCCAACCGGCCGCTCGCCGGCGAGCGCATCAAGACAGTAGAGAGCATACGCGTGATTGGCCGAGGCTCGCGGCGAGGGGCGGGGGCCGGCGGCCGGCCGGGCGGAGCCATGTGGTACGAAGAGGAGGAGTACCTGGAGGCGCAGCCTCCGTCGCCTCTGaacgccccccctcctcctcccctcagcATCCCCCAACGGGGCGCCGAAGACCTGATCCCCCCGATGCCCCCGCCCCCGCATTTCCTCCTCCCgcctcacctccaccctccgccGGGCCACCCCCACCTGCACCTCCCCCCCCACAGTCCGTTCCCGGCGCCCTATCACCCCGAGCACCTCCAGACCGCCCCGCCGCTCCACCACCATCAGcccccccccacgccccccTTCTTTGGCGCCCCCCCGCCCATCCCTcggcccccccctcctcctcctcccatcccgCAGCGGCGCTCCCCCCCGCCGGCTCACCCCCCTATGCCGTCTGCCGTCATGGTGGGGGGGGTGTTGGTCCCCATCGACCGCCCCCTGTCGCTCCCTCCCCAGGTTAGGTCTGAAAGTGGCGAGCGGGGTGGCGGGGGGCATCGGGGAAACAAGTCGGCCCCCCAGCCCCTAATGCCCTCGCTGCTCGGTGAGCCGCCAAAGCACCCCCGGCCCGGCACGGTCAAAGAGCATTTCGTCCCCCGCCACGCGCCCCCCCTGCACCGCCCCGGCGCCCCGGGCGTTCCTCCGCCTTTACTGGGGAGAGTCAAAGAGCCGCTCAGTCTCCACCTTCCCCCCCACTCCCCGacgtcctccaccccctccccctccacaccCAACTCCCCCGCATTCGacacggcgccgccgccaccgccgccgcctcgctccCTGCCTCAGCCCGGCGGCCCCCACGCCAGCCCTCCCCCCCAGTCCCGAAACCAGACCCCCAACCCCGTCCCCCTCCTCAACCTGCCCCCGATGCTCCCCGCCCCCATGCTGCAGAGGCCCCCTCTGCGGGGCAGAGCCCCCTCCCAGCACCCCGACCGCCACCACTCCGGCAGGGGTTTTCGCGGCGGGAAGCGGCCCGGCCCTCCGTTCGCCGGCGGCCCGTTCCACTCTCAGAAGAGGCCGTTCCTGCCGCCGCGCTACTGA
- the LOC115397227 gene encoding U4/U6 small nuclear ribonucleoprotein Prp3-like codes for MSLPKREVEELRPWVERTVKKVLGFSEPTVVTAALHCVGKGLDKRKTIDQLRPFLDDSAGGFVERLFEALEESRSSRGIKGAGEKNRKRELKDVFGDETEPGAVREAVDPGDGTVPKRKRTPRFEEVVEEPEVIPGPPSESPGMLTKMQIKQMMEAATKQIEERKKQLSFSSPVAGGASQLDVSSVSRLLGASAAAGGASSIAPSQAASFMNDAIEKARKAAELQARIQSQLSMKPGILGVLPNTGPHNLVALANLHAMGIAPPKVEVKEVNKPTPLILDEKGRTVDATGKEVELTHRMPTLKANIRAVKREQFRQQLKEKPGDDLESTSYFDQRVLATPAQRPRRGFKFHEQGRFEKIAQRIRTKAQLERLQNEIAQAARKTGIQASTKLALIAPKKEIGDDEVPSIEWWDSFILPSHIEFNSSTNFEEYDLFGVTNLVEHPAQISPPVDTDKPVTLGVYLTKKEQKKLRRQTRREGQKEVQEKVRLGLMPPPEPKVRISNLMRVLGTEAVQDPTKVEAHVRAQMAKRQKAHEEANAARKLTAEQRKEKKVKKLREDLTNGVHIAVYRVRNLQNPAKKFKVEANANQLYLTGTVVLHKDVNLIVVEGGPKSQKKFKRLMMHRVKWEEHNSKRDDPDGDDDTKRNNKCWLIWEGTAKERSFGEMKFKQCPTENMAREHFKKHGTEHYWDLALSQSVLDCSDD; via the exons ATGTCTCTTCCGAAGCGGGAGGTCGAGGAATTAAGGCCATGGGTGGAGCGCACCGTCAAGAAGGTGCTGGGGTTTTCTGAGCCCACCGTGgtcactgcagctctgcactGTGTGGGAAAAGGACTGGACAAGAGGAAGACCATAG ATCAGCTGCGTCCTTTCCTTGACGACTCTGCCGGAGGTTTTGTGGAGCGTCTGTTTGAGGCGCTCGAGGAGAGTCGAAGCTCCCGAGGCATCAAAGGAGCCGGAGAGAAGAATCGCAAAAGAGAGCTGAAG GATGTGTTTGGCGATGAGACCGAACCGGGCGCCGTACGCGAAGCCGTTGACCCTGGAGACGGAACGGTGCCAAAGAGGAAGCGGACCCCTCGCTttgaggaggtggtggaggagcctGAAGTCATACCTGGACCTCCGTCTGAGAGTCCCGGCATGCTCACCAAAATGCAG ATCAAACAGATGATGGAGGCAGCCACAAAACAGattgaagagaggaagaaacagcTGAGCTTTAGCTCTCCGGTCGCTGGTGGAGCG TCGCAGCTGGATGTCTCTTCCGTCTCTCGGCTTCTCGGAGCTTCCGCCGCAGCCGGTGGCGCCTCCTCCATCGCCCCGTCGCAGGCGGCCAGCTTCATGAATGACGCCATCGAGAAGGCGCGCAAAGCCGCCGAGCTGCAGGCCCGCATCCAGTCCCAGTTATCCATGAAACCCGGGATCCTGGGAGTCCTGCCCAACACCGGCCCTCACAACCTGGTGGCTCTGGCTAACCTGCACGCCATGGGAATCGCTCCACC GAAAGTAGAAGTGAAGGAAGTAAACAAGCCGACGCCTCTCATTCTGGATGAGAAGGGAAGAACTGTGGACGCCACTGGTAAAGAAGTGGAGCTCACACATCGTATGCCCACACTGAAAG CAAACATTCGAGCGGTGAAAAGGGAGCAGTTCCgccagcagctgaaggagaagccGGGGGATGACTTGGAATCCACGTCGTACTTTGACCAGCGCGTCCTGGCCACTCCGGCTCAGCGCCCTCGCAGGGGCTTCAAGTTCCACGAGCAGGGCCGCTTCGAGAAGATTGCTCAGAGAATTAGAACTAAG GCCCAGCTGGAACGGTTACAGAATGAGATTGCCCAGGCTGCCAGAAAGACTGGAATCCAGGCGTCCACCAAACTGGCGCTGATCGCCCCCAAAAAAGAGATCGGGGACGACGAGGTGCCCAGCATCGAGTGGTGGGACTCCTTCATTCTGCCCTCCCACATAGAATT CAATTCGAGCACAAATTTTGAGGAGTATGATTTGTTTGGTGTGACCAACCTGGTCGAACATCCCGCCCAGATCAGCCCTCCAG TCGACACAGATAAGCCTGTTACGTTGGGAGTATATCtgacaaagaaagaacagaagaaacTGAGAAGACAAACGCGgagagagggacagaaagaAGTGCAAGAGAAGGTCCGTTTGGGGCTGATGCCTCCGCCGGAACCCAAAG TACGTATTTCCAACTTGATGAGAGTTCTGGGCACGGAGGCAGTTCAGGACCCCACAAAGGTGGAAGCCCACGTCAGAGCGCAGATGGCCAAAAGACAAAA GGCTCACGAGGAGGCCAACGCAGCCCGGAAGCTCACcgcagagcagaggaaggagaagaaggtgaAGAAGTTAAGAGAAGACCTCACCAACGGCGTTCACATCGCGGTGTACAG GGTCCGCAACCTGCAAAATCCTGCTAAGAAGTTTAAAGTGGAGGCCAACGCCAACCAGCTCTACCTGACGGGAACCGTCGTCCTGCACAAAGACGTAAACCTGATTGTGGTGGAAGGAG gtCCTAAATCCCAGAAAAAATTCAAGAGACTGATGATGCACAGAGTCAAATGGGAGGAACACAACTCTAAAAGAGACG ATCCAGACGGCGACGACGACACGAAGAGGAACAATAAATGTTGGTTGATTTGGGAG GGAACGGCGAAGGAGCGCAGCTTTGGCGAGATGAAGTTCAAGCAGTGTCCCACGGAGAACATGGCCCGGGAACACTTCAAGAAGCACGGCACAGAACACTACTGGGACCTGGCGCTCAGTCAGAGCGTATTGGACTGCTCGGATGACTGA
- the LOC115396866 gene encoding uncharacterized protein LOC115396866, whose protein sequence is MQSQGSTSSQPSFDSLSSSDSLLFSDSEQAEDDTDVFLTDSSSSVIIGGTSGAPAAEDAGSESPGSQWACDGFTDKEEEDESYRSESGSKAAHIDLGEVDQTSQIPKSEGDLLFAQKCAELQGFIRPLLELLNGLKRGRFDRGLSSFQQSVAMDRIQRIVGVLQRPNIGEKYLNTLLQVEMMLKLWFPQIPTQPVSAASSVATSPTRCLQDTSSSTPPHKHRDQLHIPVKKRRLSWTGTDSPTPSPVLLKCPRVSAEEKSAKPYEDERDGPPSSPPLASDANQNSPDVAGNSQSDDTKGTDSDGDEHSKLSQYKAGQSSEPSLTWVHVAPILSPRKACVPHEGAAALAGTYEKILAPGRRGSPAMQDSSISSTTPHKHPKNQKKPTRCQSQPDAEQQGEGEGGETCQDRSHSPHVTLKPLPLACPATLET, encoded by the exons ATGCAGTCCCAGGGCAGCACCTCCTCGCAGCCCTCCTTCGATTCCCTGAGCTCCAGCGACAGCCTCCTGTTCAGCGACtcggagcaggcggaggacgacACCGACGTCTTCCTGACGGACAGCTCTTCCTCCGTGATCATCGGCGGGACGAGCGGGGCTCCGGCCGCCGAGGACGCGGGATCGGAGAGCCCCGGGTCCCAGTGGGCGTGCGACGGCTTCAccgacaaggaggaggaggacgagtcGTACAGGTCGGAGAGTGGCAGCAAGGCGGCGCACATCGACTTGGGCGAAGTGGATCAGACGAGCCAGATCCCGAAATCAGAGGGAGatctgctgtttgctcagaAG TGTGCTGAGCTGCAAGGTTTTATCAGgcccctgctggagctgctgaatggaCTGAAGAGGGGCCGTTTCGACCGGG GTCTGAGTAGTTTCCAGCAGAGCGTTGCCATGGATCGCATACAGAGGATTGTGGGGGTTTTACAGAGACCAAACATTGG GGAGAAGTACCTGAacactctgctgcaggtggagatgaTGCTGAAGCTGTGGTTCCCACAGATTCCCACTCAGCCCgtgtctgcagcctccagtgtGGCCACATCTCCCACGCGCTGCCTCCAGGACACATCCAGCTCCACTCCGCCACATAAACACAGGGATCAGTTACATATTCCCGTCAAG AAGCGCAGGCTCAGCTGGACAGGTACGGACTCCCCCACACCTTCTCCCGTGCTTCTCAAGTGCCCCCGTGTCAGCGCAGAGGAGAAGAGCGCCAAGCCGTACGAAGATGAAAGAGACGGCCCTCCCTCTTCTCCACCACTGGCCTCTGATGCAAACCAAAACTCGCCAGATGTAGCCGGTAACAGCCAGAGCGACGACACAAAGGGAACAGACAGCGACGGCGACGAACACAGCAAGCTCTCACAGTACAAAGCCGGTCAGAGCTCCGAGCCCAGCCTGACATGGGTGCATGTGGCGCCCATCTTATCCCCGAGGAAGGCCTGCGTCCCCCACGAGGGCGCGGCCGCACTGGCAGGTACTTACGAAAAAATCCTCGCACCGGGAAGAAGAGGCAGTCCAGCGATGCAAGACAGCTCCATATCTTCTACCACGCCGCACAAGCACCCCAAAAATCAGAAGAAGCCAACGCGGTGCCAAAGCCAGCCCGACGCCGAGCAGCAGGGCGAGGGGGAGGGCGGCGAGACGTGTCAGGACCGGAGCCACTCCCCTCACGTCACGCTCAAGCCTTTGCCCCTGGCGTGTCCCGCCACCTTAGAGACCTGA